The following proteins are encoded in a genomic region of Triticum dicoccoides isolate Atlit2015 ecotype Zavitan chromosome 1B, WEW_v2.0, whole genome shotgun sequence:
- the LOC119318274 gene encoding STI1-like protein, which produces MQLDPDDAVLFSDRSLCWLHMGDGRKALLDANKCRKMRPHWPKACRQQGDALMLLKDYEGASERFLDGLKLDPVDTDIEDALREAMKSLKTSQSTKAR; this is translated from the exons ATGCAGCTTGATCCTGATGACGCAGTCTTGTTCTCAGACAGGAGCCTTTGTTGGCTTCACATGGGCGACGGAAGAAAGGCTTTGCTAGATGCTAATAAATGCAGAAAAATGCGGCCTCACTGGCCAAAAGCTTGTCGCCAGCAGGGTGACGCTCTGATGCTACTGAAG GACTACGAGGGCGCAAGTGAACGGTTCTTGGATGGACTCAAATTGGACCCAGTGGACACTGACATCGAGGATGCATTACG GGAAGCTATGAAGTCCTTGAAGACGTCTCAGAGCACAAAAGCCAGGTGA